One genomic window of Cellulophaga sp. Hel_I_12 includes the following:
- a CDS encoding class I SAM-dependent DNA methyltransferase, translating to MITGQLKSQIDQIWNTFWTGGISNTITIVEQLTYLIFIKDLDETETRNERMAKRLNKDFSPIFGKDQQNFRWKNLKEMDVQARHNIFNNSVDGIFPFIRSLGSEKSLFSTYMKDASFSINKAATLDLVIEKLERVDMSKQDIKGDIYEYLLSKLEGGGTSGQFRTPRHIIKLMTEMMQPTLEDTICDPSVGTAGFLVASKEYIDKHYSVTELDKRKDHINKHMFNGTEFDATMLRIASMNLFLHGVEEPNIVDVDAVSKDNTVSDAYTLVLANPPFKGTIDKESIAPGLRNVTDTTKTELLFLALMLRQLKKGGRAAVIVPDGVLFGAGKAFKSIRSEIVKNHKLEAVISLPSGVFKPYSGVSTAIIIFTKTDNGGTDKVWFYDMLADGKSLDDKRDLLVEPEVFEAFSFGDAFAQEASAGKENLHSKFNLPDILARYPKRNQEKRARTEQSFLVPYKEIKDNDWDLSINRYKEIIYEEVEYDAPSEILNRIKTLNKERDSLILKLEKH from the coding sequence ATGATCACAGGACAACTAAAATCACAAATAGACCAAATCTGGAACACCTTCTGGACAGGCGGAATATCAAACACCATCACAATTGTTGAGCAGTTAACCTACCTAATCTTCATCAAAGATTTAGACGAAACCGAAACACGTAACGAGCGTATGGCAAAACGACTAAACAAAGACTTTAGTCCTATTTTTGGTAAAGACCAGCAAAACTTTCGTTGGAAGAATTTAAAAGAAATGGATGTACAAGCACGTCACAACATTTTCAATAATTCTGTTGATGGTATTTTCCCATTCATTCGCAGTTTAGGTAGCGAGAAAAGTTTGTTTAGCACCTATATGAAAGATGCCTCTTTTAGTATCAATAAAGCGGCAACATTAGACCTAGTAATCGAAAAACTAGAGCGTGTTGACATGTCAAAACAAGATATAAAAGGAGATATCTACGAGTACTTATTATCTAAACTAGAAGGTGGTGGTACATCTGGTCAGTTTAGAACACCAAGACACATTATTAAGTTAATGACAGAAATGATGCAACCTACACTTGAAGATACCATATGTGATCCTTCAGTAGGCACAGCTGGTTTTCTAGTAGCATCCAAAGAGTATATAGACAAGCATTATAGTGTTACAGAGCTAGACAAGCGTAAAGACCACATAAACAAACATATGTTTAACGGTACCGAGTTTGATGCTACCATGTTGCGTATTGCCTCAATGAACCTCTTTTTACACGGTGTAGAAGAACCTAACATTGTAGATGTAGATGCAGTAAGCAAAGACAATACGGTTAGCGATGCCTATACTTTAGTATTAGCAAACCCACCATTTAAAGGGACTATAGATAAAGAAAGTATCGCACCAGGACTGCGAAATGTCACCGATACTACAAAAACAGAATTACTGTTTTTAGCTTTAATGCTTCGCCAATTGAAGAAAGGAGGGCGTGCAGCAGTAATTGTACCAGATGGGGTTCTGTTTGGAGCAGGAAAAGCTTTTAAAAGCATACGCTCAGAAATTGTAAAAAACCATAAGTTGGAAGCGGTTATCTCATTACCCAGTGGTGTATTTAAACCATATTCTGGAGTTAGTACCGCTATAATTATTTTTACAAAGACCGATAATGGTGGTACAGATAAGGTGTGGTTTTATGATATGCTGGCAGATGGTAAATCTCTAGACGATAAACGGGACCTATTGGTAGAACCAGAAGTATTTGAAGCCTTTTCTTTTGGTGATGCTTTTGCTCAAGAAGCCAGTGCAGGTAAAGAAAATTTACATAGCAAATTTAATTTACCAGATATTTTAGCACGTTACCCAAAACGTAACCAAGAAAAAAGAGCAAGGACAGAGCAATCCTTCTTAGTACCATATAAAGAAATAAAAGATAATGATTGGGATTTATCTATTAATCGTTACAAAGAAATTATATATGAAGAAGTGGAATATGATGCACCTTCGGAAATATTAAATCGAATCAAGACTTTGAATAAGGAAAGAGATTCATTAATCTTAAAACTAGAAAAGCATTAG
- a CDS encoding HipA domain-containing protein, whose translation MSSCLACHKPLASGDNQYHPACLDRFWESDTPVFQLDYDISQINELAEENVAQRIIVTGVQPKLSMGFTKTATEERLTIVGALNGRYILKPPYSAYPQMPELEALCMLMTQACGIETVPFLLLPLKGGELAYITRRIDRNAQGDKFAMEDACQFNERLTEHKYRGSYEQIAKGIIAYSKNPIKDVVHFYEQVIVSFLMGNNDMHLKNFSLIAKASNAYELTPAYDMISAQLLLPDDLEDLALNLNGKKRKLKRGDFNEAMLKAHIPEKAIENLWKRIEKGMQEWSGLIDHSFLSEERKESFKKLINNKTTQLTIEVVKN comes from the coding sequence TTGTCATAAACCATTAGCATCAGGAGACAATCAGTATCACCCTGCTTGTCTTGATCGTTTTTGGGAAAGTGACACACCTGTATTTCAATTAGATTATGATATATCACAAATAAATGAGCTTGCTGAAGAAAACGTTGCACAGCGTATTATAGTAACGGGTGTACAGCCAAAATTGTCAATGGGCTTTACAAAAACTGCAACTGAAGAGCGTTTAACCATAGTTGGTGCTTTAAACGGAAGATATATTTTAAAACCACCTTATTCTGCTTATCCACAAATGCCAGAACTAGAAGCTTTGTGTATGCTAATGACCCAAGCTTGTGGCATTGAAACCGTTCCTTTTTTATTACTGCCTTTAAAAGGTGGAGAGTTGGCTTACATAACGAGACGTATAGATCGTAATGCGCAAGGCGATAAGTTCGCTATGGAAGATGCATGTCAATTTAATGAGCGACTAACAGAGCATAAGTATAGAGGGTCTTACGAGCAAATTGCCAAAGGGATAATCGCCTACTCTAAAAACCCCATAAAGGATGTTGTTCATTTTTATGAACAAGTAATTGTGTCTTTCTTAATGGGAAATAATGATATGCATTTAAAGAATTTTTCGCTTATAGCGAAAGCGTCCAACGCATACGAACTCACACCAGCATACGATATGATTTCAGCACAATTATTATTACCAGACGATTTAGAAGATTTAGCATTGAATCTTAATGGAAAGAAGCGAAAGTTAAAACGAGGAGATTTTAATGAAGCCATGTTAAAAGCGCATATACCAGAAAAAGCGATTGAAAATCTTTGGAAACGTATTGAAAAAGGGATGCAGGAATGGTCAGGATTAATTGATCACAGCTTTCTTTCTGAAGAACGAAAAGAGAGTTTTAAAAAATTAATAAATAATAAAACAACTCAACTAACAATTGAAGTTGTCAAAAATTAA
- a CDS encoding YafY family protein, whose translation MANSKHAHLRYNILDYCFRNKSYGFEELLRILNEGITELYPGEEISERTLREDIKVFRDKKEGFGAPLKEGMRTYKYSDTNFSIAQRPLQKYEQYLIEAAQQLLSRFENHPKYNKLAEALIKFQDEEEQENDASRILFYDHNEEYKGIKFLKPLYLAIKKQQVLQINYQGFKDESSSMFEFHPHILKQYNRRWFVFGLNKTREIKEWSIPLDERLIGFETLEDVNYLDSNKDWETFFRTMVGVVRPKEAQIEKVVLRFHNGRENYFKTKPFQPDYEEFFEKEKQDQVWFETIINKELVQQLLSYGQDLEVLEPELLKKQMREHSNTMQQFYKD comes from the coding sequence ATGGCAAATAGCAAACACGCGCATTTAAGATATAATATTCTAGATTATTGCTTTCGTAATAAGTCTTATGGTTTTGAGGAATTATTAAGAATTCTAAATGAAGGTATTACAGAGTTATATCCTGGTGAAGAAATTTCAGAAAGAACTTTGCGCGAAGACATTAAAGTTTTCAGAGATAAGAAAGAAGGATTTGGGGCACCACTTAAAGAAGGAATGAGAACTTATAAGTACTCAGATACTAATTTCTCTATTGCACAGCGACCTTTACAGAAATATGAACAATATTTAATTGAAGCTGCACAACAACTTTTATCTAGATTTGAGAATCATCCAAAGTATAATAAACTGGCAGAAGCTTTAATTAAGTTTCAAGACGAAGAAGAACAAGAAAACGATGCATCTAGAATCTTGTTTTATGACCATAACGAAGAATATAAAGGCATAAAATTCCTAAAACCATTATATCTAGCAATCAAGAAACAGCAAGTGCTACAAATAAACTATCAGGGATTTAAAGACGAATCTTCTTCAATGTTTGAGTTTCATCCTCACATATTGAAACAATACAATAGAAGATGGTTTGTTTTTGGCTTGAATAAAACTAGAGAGATTAAAGAATGGAGTATTCCATTAGATGAAAGACTTATAGGTTTTGAAACACTTGAAGATGTCAATTATTTAGATTCAAACAAAGATTGGGAAACCTTTTTCAGAACAATGGTTGGTGTAGTAAGACCTAAAGAAGCACAAATAGAAAAAGTTGTTCTACGATTCCATAATGGAAGAGAAAATTATTTTAAAACAAAACCATTTCAACCAGATTACGAAGAGTTTTTTGAAAAAGAAAAACAAGATCAAGTTTGGTTTGAGACAATAATAAATAAAGAATTAGTACAACAGTTATTGTCATATGGTCAAGATTTAGAGGTGCTAGAGCCAGAGCTATTAAAAAAGCAAATGAGAGAACATTCAAATACAATGCAACAGTTTTATAAAGACTAA
- a CDS encoding N-6 DNA methylase: protein MTLHEAIEQVLQNAEKPLLSRDIADIINDLTLYIRKDGLPVSASQVTTRANNYSKLFTREAGKIKLVKDDIVSLKFQHYRNLLVHQSDFNRMAGKTGSINLLIQALEELLHEDNYKFSYNSVSEPNFSYADRNSQPREKLLVAYKLCDWFFKQSSKYSLRLNDRLITVLSGFKWFANNDNLIETYFEGYNDFLLKIAADNKGATFSIKSKYNPNFFNEYEHDNQINRIISKLIDQGNFAYMMSQTTTTGIFIPPFSRSAARNSRGEFDHILSKLQNNHYELDKAILIVPSGVLSSQASFNKEAREQIINSGALETVISFPNGMFENTAINVSMLIFDFNNRDNKVFFLDASNILKEDMSEMVRTINNKKSLRDISRTITYQDLFHYDLNPKRYVVNIDDIEVKPGHQLYPIGQLIVERKYGAMFRNKNSLYVGGEYKLIKMGDIDKNDLYFETKENMLGIDHDEIQNVDKHLIRGGVVLSAFHKKIKASVLPNDTSFALGQNLYWLKFKEDEVLDEYVARELTQSYVTKQVEYYSKGATIARLNIRDLMEINIQVPSLEEQKNILFKEFRKSEKAVHGEGITNKEQDFIKTLKHTLKQPLSGLSNDFSSLKSFLKEKTKTKESIENTETIVPVFDTDTPEQIKIHTLKNTLDRMERAVTDMDYILEQAIKIISISEPAKESIELKKFLQNIASEYTKIQFKVTGKEIEFLADRKQLRILIHNFISNANKHGFQKSSEKPTIWLEIKPKDAISFQLSIRNNGVPLPPEFTIQDFLAKGSSIRSDVGSGFGGFLIGLILKKHKGQVELIKNEGFGILPHNVEFLISLPK, encoded by the coding sequence ATGACCCTACACGAAGCTATAGAACAAGTACTGCAGAATGCAGAAAAGCCTCTTTTATCGAGAGATATAGCTGATATCATAAATGATCTAACCCTTTACATTCGTAAGGACGGGCTTCCAGTATCTGCTTCACAAGTAACAACAAGAGCCAATAATTACTCTAAACTCTTTACAAGAGAAGCGGGTAAAATTAAATTAGTAAAAGATGATATTGTTAGCTTAAAATTTCAACATTACAGAAATTTATTAGTTCATCAATCAGATTTTAACAGAATGGCTGGTAAAACAGGCAGCATCAATTTACTTATTCAAGCACTTGAAGAACTATTGCATGAAGATAATTACAAGTTTTCTTATAATTCAGTGTCAGAGCCAAATTTTAGTTATGCTGATAGGAACAGTCAACCAAGAGAAAAACTACTTGTAGCGTACAAATTATGTGATTGGTTTTTTAAGCAGTCTAGTAAGTATTCATTAAGATTAAATGATAGGTTAATTACAGTCCTATCGGGTTTTAAATGGTTCGCAAATAATGATAATTTAATTGAAACTTATTTTGAAGGATACAATGATTTCCTTTTAAAAATTGCAGCCGATAACAAAGGGGCTACGTTTTCAATTAAAAGTAAGTATAATCCAAACTTTTTTAATGAGTATGAGCACGACAATCAAATCAACAGAATAATTTCAAAATTAATTGACCAAGGTAATTTTGCCTACATGATGTCCCAAACAACAACTACAGGTATTTTTATTCCACCATTTAGTAGAAGTGCGGCCAGAAATTCAAGAGGGGAGTTTGATCATATTTTATCAAAATTACAGAATAATCATTACGAGTTAGATAAAGCTATACTAATTGTACCGTCAGGTGTTTTAAGCAGTCAAGCATCATTTAATAAGGAGGCTAGAGAGCAAATTATAAACTCGGGTGCTTTAGAAACTGTTATTTCATTTCCTAACGGCATGTTCGAAAATACGGCTATTAATGTATCCATGCTTATTTTTGATTTTAACAATAGAGATAATAAAGTATTCTTTTTAGATGCCTCAAATATATTAAAGGAGGATATGTCAGAGATGGTTAGAACTATAAATAATAAAAAATCACTTCGAGATATCTCCAGAACTATAACTTATCAAGACCTCTTTCATTACGATTTAAACCCAAAGAGATATGTAGTTAATATTGATGATATAGAAGTCAAGCCTGGCCATCAGTTATATCCTATTGGGCAACTAATAGTAGAGCGAAAATACGGTGCAATGTTCCGAAATAAAAATAGTTTATATGTAGGAGGGGAATATAAGTTGATTAAAATGGGAGATATAGACAAAAATGATCTCTATTTCGAAACAAAAGAGAATATGCTCGGTATTGATCACGACGAAATTCAAAATGTAGATAAGCATTTAATAAGAGGTGGTGTAGTATTGAGTGCATTTCATAAAAAAATCAAGGCATCGGTTTTGCCAAACGATACGTCCTTTGCATTGGGACAAAACTTGTATTGGCTTAAATTTAAAGAAGATGAAGTTTTAGATGAATATGTAGCCAGAGAATTAACACAATCGTATGTTACAAAACAAGTAGAATATTATTCCAAAGGAGCCACAATTGCCAGATTGAATATTAGGGATTTAATGGAGATTAATATTCAGGTTCCTAGTTTGGAAGAGCAAAAGAACATCCTCTTTAAAGAATTCAGAAAATCAGAAAAGGCAGTTCATGGTGAGGGTATAACTAACAAGGAACAAGATTTCATAAAAACGCTTAAACACACGCTCAAACAACCGTTATCTGGATTGAGCAATGATTTCTCATCATTAAAATCGTTTTTAAAAGAGAAAACAAAGACGAAAGAGTCAATTGAGAACACTGAAACAATTGTACCTGTTTTTGATACAGATACACCAGAACAGATAAAAATTCATACACTTAAAAATACACTCGATAGAATGGAGCGTGCGGTTACAGATATGGATTATATTCTAGAACAGGCAATCAAAATCATTTCTATTTCAGAACCTGCAAAGGAAAGTATCGAGCTGAAAAAGTTTTTGCAAAACATTGCATCAGAATATACAAAAATTCAGTTTAAAGTTACAGGTAAAGAAATAGAGTTTTTGGCAGACCGAAAGCAATTAAGGATCCTCATCCACAATTTCATCAGTAATGCAAACAAGCATGGGTTTCAGAAAAGTTCGGAAAAGCCAACAATATGGTTGGAGATAAAGCCTAAAGATGCGATTTCATTTCAACTGTCAATTCGTAATAACGGAGTACCATTACCACCAGAATTTACCATTCAAGATTTCTTGGCAAAAGGAAGCTCAATTCGATCAGATGTAGGTAGTGGCTTTGGTGGCTTTTTAATTGGTTTAATACTAAAAAAGCACAAAGGACAAGTAGAACTTATAAAAAATGAAGGCTTTGGAATATTGCCACATAACGTAGAATTTTTAATATCCCTACCAAAATAA